A DNA window from Arachis duranensis cultivar V14167 chromosome 3, aradu.V14167.gnm2.J7QH, whole genome shotgun sequence contains the following coding sequences:
- the LOC107477475 gene encoding pheophytinase, chloroplastic translates to MEVLCYGSTPCCQVVQTKWKLVEKSFNSRQSRFPSFVNHGISCSNTVPRSDSMRFHDRSLSVPEESRRLKSFRVYSGTSDGYVIGSEDAIAGIDEQAASKILVPGLPDGSNGEFGAPISSCFWQWKPKLNVHYEKAGCENIGSPNVLFLPGFGVGSFHYEKQLKDLGRDNKVWALDFLGQGMSLAFEDPAPKIKEGERDMDRDSTSSWGFGEEAEPWATKLVYSADLWQDQVRYFIEEVIREPVYIVGNSLGGYVALYFAARNPHLVKGVTLLNATPFWGFLPNPIKNPRIAKLFPWAGTFPLPSSIRRFTELVWEKISDPASIAQVLNQVYADHSTNVDNVFSRIIETTRHPAAAASFASIMFAPQAEISFAEALSRCRENDVPICLMYGKEDPWVKPIWGVQVKKQVPEAPYYQISPAGHCPHDEVPEVINFLLRGWIRHLESSGSLSLPLLDELDSKKHTNAIARELEYIREGSKKSVMVRYFGSTVSLWDRLISYINSGSKLRNLAAKSQQ, encoded by the exons ATGGAAGTTCTCTGTTATGGTTCCACACCATGCTGCCAAGTGGTGCAGACAAAGTGGAAATTGGTTGAAAAGAGCTTCAATTCACGCCAATCAAGGTTTCCAAGCTTTGTAAATCATGGAATTTCTTGTTCCAACACCGTACCTAGAAGTGATTCCATGAGATTTCATGATAGGTCACTAAGTGTTCCAGAAGAGTCCAGAAGATTGAAGAGTTTCAGGGTTTATAGTGGAACTTCTGATGGCTATGTGATTGGTAGTGAAGATGCAATTGCAGGGATTGATGAACAGGCTGCTTCTAAGATTCTAGTTCCAGGGTTACCAGATGGTTCAAATGGTGAATTTGGTGCTCCTATAAGTAGTTGTTTCTGGCAATGGAAACCTAAACTTAATGTACACTATGAGAAAGCTGGTTGTGAAAACATTGGTTCACCaaatgttctttttcttcctggTTTTGGTGTTGGTTCTTTCCATTATGAGAAACAGCTTAAGGATTTGGGGCGTGATAATAAAGTGTGGGCATTGGATTTTCTAGGCCAAGGAATGTCCCTTGCTTTTGAAGACCCTGCCCCTAAGATTAAGGAAGGTGAAAGGGATATGGATAGGGATAGTACTTCTTCATGGGGTTTTGGAGAAGAAGCTGAACCTTGGGCAACTAAGCTTGTTTACTCTGCTGATTTGTGGCAAGATCAAGTTAGATACTTCATTGAAGAG GTGATCCGGGAGCCTGTTTATATTGTGGGGAACTCACTAGGAGGATATGTTGCATTGTATTTCGCAGCACGAAACCCTCATTTGGTGAAGGGTGTCACATTGCTTAATGCAACACCTTTTTGGGGGTTTCTTCCTAATCCAATCAAGAATCCACGGATAGCGAAATTGTTTCCATGGGCAGGAACATTTCCTTTACCTTCTAGTATAAGGAGGTTCACAGAATTGGT GTGGGAGAAAATTAGTGACCCTGCAAGCATTGCTCAGGTGCTTAATCAGGTTTATGCAGATCATTCGACAAATGTAGATAATGTGTTTTCGCGCATAATTGAAACCACAAGGCACCCTGCTGCCGCAGCATCGTTTGCTTCAATCATGTTTGCTCCTCAGGCTGAAATATCTTTTGCTGAAGCTTTATCTAG ATGTAGAGAAAACGATGTGCCGATATGCCTGATGTATGGGAAAGAAGATCCATGGGTGAAGCCAATATGGGGAGTGCAAGTGAAGAAACAAGTGCCTGAAGCTCCATACTATCAGATCAGCCCCGCCGGTCACTGCCCTCATGATGAAGTCCCTGAG GTGATAAATTTCTTACTAAGGGGTTGGATCAGACACCTTGAGTCCAGTGGCTCTCTCTCATTGCCACTGCTTGATGAGCTAGACAGCAAGAAACATACTAATGCCATTGCTAGGGAATTGGAATATATCAGAGAAGGTTCAAAAAAATCAGTGATGGTAAGATATTTTGGGTCCACGGTTTCCTTGTGGGACAGGCTAATATCTTACATCAATTCAGGCTCCAAGTTAAGGAATTTGGCAGCCAAGTCACAACAATGA